From the genome of Triticum aestivum cultivar Chinese Spring chromosome 1A, IWGSC CS RefSeq v2.1, whole genome shotgun sequence:
TCTCGGCAGGTTCAATTCCGTAATCATTAACCATGCAATCGAACCAGAATTTCCCTTCTTCTACGAGACCGGAGTGGCTGAGAGCCGACAAAAGAGAAGCAAATGTGGCGTGATCAGGTCTCTCTTTGTTTTTCTTCATTTCCTGGAACAAGGAGAGGGCATCACGGCCTCGTCCATGAGCACCAAAGCATGCAATCATCACATTCCACGAAATCAAGTCTCTCGAGACAACCTTATCGAAAAGCATTTGGGCGCTTGCGAGGGAGCCGCATTTTGAGTACATATCAATGACTGCTGTACCTACCATGCGATCGAGCTCGAGGCTCCTCAAGATGAAACCATGTATTGACTTCCCTAGCTTCAAGAGTCCAAGATCCGAACAAGCTAATAGTGCACCAACAACTGGCCCTGAATTGGGCTGAAAACCAGATACCTGCATCTGTCTGAACAAGCCAAGTGCCTCATCCGCATTCCCATACTGAGCAAGCTGTGAGATCAGTGCGCTCCACGACACATCATTCCTGTGCGGCATCAGCTCAAACACCCGGCGCGCCTGATCAAACAGTCCATTCTTTGCATACATGTCCACAAGGCTTGTCGAGATGACAACGTCCATCCGCATAGCATGCCGCAACAAGTACCCATGAACCGAGGCCCCCATCCGGACATGCCCTGTTGCTGCACAAGCCTGCATAACCCCGACAATAACCACCTCGTCTCCCTCCAGACCGTCCTCCCTCATCCTCATATACATCTCGATCGCCTGAACCGGCTGCCCCGCGTTCACGAATCCGGTAACCATGGTGCTCCAGGTGACGCGGTCCCTCTTCCGCATTCGGTCGAGCACCTTGACGGCGTCGTCCATGGCGCCCCATTTTGCGTACAAGTTTAGCAGCGACGAGCACACGAAGATGTCGTTCCTGTACCCTGCCTTGGACGCGCGGTCCCTGACGACCTCCCCGGCGGCGAGGTCCCCGAGGCGCGCGCACGCGGAGAGCGCGAGCGTGAAGGTGGTGCTGTCGGGGCGCACGGCGGCCGGGAGAGCGCGGAAGACGCGCAGCGCCTCGTCCGGGGAGGCCCCGCGGGAATGCGCCGCGAGGAGGGCGTTCCACGCGGCGATGGAGGAGGGCGACGTGGGCGCGGTGGCGAGCGTGGactcggcggcggcgaggtcgccggcgcgggCGTAAGCGGTGGCGAGGCAGGAGGAAAGAATGTGgtgggaggaggcggaggaggagacgATCAGGAGGGCGTGGAGGCGGGTGAGTGTCCGGAGCGCCGCGCAGGACGAGAGGAGCCGGCGGAGACGGCGCGGGTCGTCGAGCAAGGAGAAGGGGTGCATCGAAGATTAGCATCTGGAACAGAAGTGTGGCAACCGGAGGAAAACAGCTTCAGGGAAACTGAACGGAAAAACTAGTCTGCCGCGCTGCTCGTGATATCCTTTTTTTTGCTTCCGGATGGAGGATGATCCCGGACTCTGCATAAATGGCAATGCGGgcagtcattttattaattattcatcaaAATTTTACAATCACAAAGTAATATATTAATAAGTCCGAAACCACATCTCAACAACATATGTCGCTACCCATATCAATTTGTTAAAGAGATGCAGATTGTCTGAGCCACATACCCAAACTTTATAACAAAGCCTAACATTTAAAACCGAAGGGTCCAACCAAACCGCATTACCGTGTCTAGGGCACACATCAGTCTGGCACACTCTCAATGGTCGTCGCTTGCGCACATTGCAGAGGCCGCTGCCACcatcttccaccgatccatcttcaCAGCAAgtactgacgcatcgaccttgcTAAGCCTAACTGTTGTTggcgccaccatgacgccaaaATGCTCCAAA
Proteins encoded in this window:
- the LOC123051233 gene encoding putative pentatricopeptide repeat-containing protein At3g25060, mitochondrial; translated protein: MHPFSLLDDPRRLRRLLSSCAALRTLTRLHALLIVSSSASSHHILSSCLATAYARAGDLAAAESTLATAPTSPSSIAAWNALLAAHSRGASPDEALRVFRALPAAVRPDSTTFTLALSACARLGDLAAGEVVRDRASKAGYRNDIFVCSSLLNLYAKWGAMDDAVKVLDRMRKRDRVTWSTMVTGFVNAGQPVQAIEMYMRMREDGLEGDEVVIVGVMQACAATGHVRMGASVHGYLLRHAMRMDVVISTSLVDMYAKNGLFDQARRVFELMPHRNDVSWSALISQLAQYGNADEALGLFRQMQVSGFQPNSGPVVGALLACSDLGLLKLGKSIHGFILRSLELDRMVGTAVIDMYSKCGSLASAQMLFDKVVSRDLISWNVMIACFGAHGRGRDALSLFQEMKKNKERPDHATFASLLSALSHSGLVEEGKFWFDCMVNDYGIEPAEKHLVSIVDLLARSGLVEEANDLLASMHTRPTISILVALLSGCLNNKKLELGESTAEKILELQPGDVGVLALVSNLYAAAKNWDKVREVRKLMKDHGSKKVPGCSSIEIRGALHTFVMEDQSHPQHRQILRMISKLDSEMRKIGYVPKTEFVYHDLEEGVKEQLLSRHSERLAIC